In a single window of the Rhodamnia argentea isolate NSW1041297 chromosome 2, ASM2092103v1, whole genome shotgun sequence genome:
- the LOC115756006 gene encoding uncharacterized protein LOC115756006 isoform X3 — MSSFILSISDRDMQTWESLKQEIRNEIRTLLPDPQVLVTLLSTLSSNSGKSGQNKRIPDSELHDSNSVKKLKMDNVLDDGDIIVSGISLSPKAVLPGQSEKNVETGDELGDENSFANVFSEIWGLDQSQVPVSTMQEAEIYFYSRLVDALQIYLHMMPTVLEGSFEFFVSLLRDALELPTNLLNSLLTLLKEYIRLAPGIGLPQKIPMLMYKHLQTFMYLLLYSPIGSIRDQSYDLSAAAMLSTGAFDRNPREVDAWFLFLPGFYDNKCSLVLQQTKVLPTLSQAVISFLADAISTVGNNLFKYWDSIRNLINNSNDLKDYSDISPSFSPLAVCILQKCLRVLKSESSSFSSCEKTMLSLYVCCTLKYVLQTQVDAGCLSAVLVSLLSGSIDNCSNMVDGSGVIPAEWGPPRSLLLFAESILRGQTCCSFTSYEKATPADSFFLGTLDKMKISLRRCQTIERVGITERFSSSIMGTSPKLIVEHFPAVVTVAQDISGVSLSFLTSLFFLEHNLLADVFRLWPEMVIRAVKMILVNVGSEGRKDDAGGVCSRSFHSEELNSGGGTGTSESSSAAFSFLLGQTPFPVLFPAILCFDDPSLADSLEMKKLLLQKASEVNLECLLSYIHFVLFWIHQLQLSTGSMSSVQLRKSFEICISLLNHILSLLWSLKLNSGFLEKDELIPLPDYVQEAVGCIFSHPASMAFLTCPMGCNEMLAKEDVLENFFATFDLSSKRSLEKDFCCFGLLETVSAFFLSLVENHSSFINVETGATRQLVKGFESLVHRLLIGFKNVLNLCIQTQNFRPLLPTYHALNTLNRLISPFEVFKLVWSVFNIIDMNDTTISESCRISIVYIGCRFAANAFESLGIYLQQQTKKRSQYDSLWRTRDQHFNADIIEDIYLKVFELSSLYETDITDICLLEAITAACRLKSMQHLNVHPLSSVLLRVIVSTPAQMVSYCISGMSMMRAKVLFLLTQLSPLHLSIFGCMLSGILTPEGNLKYKNHCRDLSNEDFLMLMPTALSFMNSIFLRYGKQCYWNFRYIPLFFSSLLLNGFREWKSFVSKFVFEEGYGEFKISSADELLNFVKNSSLGKAVHMLHYHFVLDADSLNIKKKMELFDSVLPDCESHSDLLDYDWRDLNCSSVKEILNLINRVLAKILLCRMLLFPSDNRTLSLTNKAPECSNENSQVIKAGLESSRMRFLCILVSSWEQIVKRFRLDSTSEKEKNGECESLYKYLEELMLRSIFELITEMQDYLVQLKLIPFMRQLIRTSLLYRFEDPISLNLLTNILTLLCKGQFLCAPYLQLLLAHSQFPSILHSMPKSSHSLHLGAFLRPMSSILRSVAVPRINQVSHISKRDRESNKHSVKRLEVLQLLRILIHFSFSGSGSEIDLGREDGINFQRLHSFILSSYGATLGESDLKLFNLLKEIDSSAGSELVKLTDTNYLWGSAALKVMKAWDLGQNVSSDVMTDAETDEYRRLQFRENLPIDPKLCALTVLDFPYDRAASEEPSFLNKFQINNSKDVIHIPAVERKHGYDPVFILQFSLHILPIGFIEPVEFAGLGLLAVAFSCLSSPDDGIRKLAYQTLASFKIALEKCQKKKGIVHLRLLLNYVQNGIEEPWQRIPSVVAVFAAEASLILLDPSNDHYYTLSKFLMRSSRINTKSVPLFHEFLWSSSVNFRAERIWILRLVYVGLGVDDDAPVFMRNSIFENLLSLYASPFSDNESKELILQIVRKSVRLRKMACHLVEHCGLFSWLSSAVPHIIEMLSEDENGFYFDQLVVILEVTNNIILSRNITEWLQKHALEQLSGLSSHLFKFLSHKAKLIRENALVINLILQILVTTLKISQERMIFQPHFTLAIEGLFHIYEAVKLCDSTRAFSSSEFGLRSILMNAPPPSFIDMDEEKLLNFVLWEISVALKADSSEILHPGGSHISLTISSEEEICEDSLASKLLRWLVASVIHGKLSDRSTYTDAKYPQRPDPKVINSLLQFVKETSRGRSRNTSGTGKALAAVILYLQQLLGMDCRVLPSVVSALCLLLYGFCDIAVTESDLLLDGTPVASQLSKISCPLEANPAWRWSFYQPWKDLSSERTDLERLDEYHACQTLLLVISNTLRASSTNSLSLSPRDVERCGVYEWERSVVENSLCTD; from the exons ATGTCCTCATTCATACTGTCGATCAG TGATAGGGACATGCAAACTTGGGAATCTCTCAAGCAAGAAATACGGAATGAAATCCGAACCTTGCTCCCTGATCCCCAAGTCTTGGTGACTCTACTTTCTACTCTGAGCAGTAACTCTGGAAAGAGTGGCCAGAATAAGAGAATTCCAGATTCGGAATTACATGACAGCAACAGcgtaaagaaattgaaaatggaTAATGTTCTTGATGATGGAGATATCATTGTGAGCGGGATTTCACTTAGTCCAAAAGCTGTGTTGCCTggacaaagtgaaaaaaatgtgGAAACAGGGGACGAGTTGGGTGACGAAAATAGTTTTGCAAATGTTTTTTCTGAAATATGGGGGCTTGACCAGTCCCAGGTGCCTGTTTCTACCATGCAGGAGGCAGAGATATATTTTTACTCCAGGCTTGTTGATGCTCTCCAGATATATCTA CATATGATGCCTACAGTGTTGGAGGGGTCCTTTGAGTTCTTTGTCAGTCTTCTGCGCGATGCTTTGGAACTGCCAACTAACTTGCTGAACTCGTTGCTGACTCTGCTGAAGGAGTATATCAGATTGGCCCCTGGAATTGGATTGCCGCAGAAAATTCCAATGCTGATGTACAAGCATCTACAGACTTTTATGTACTTATTACTCTATTCACCAATTGGTAGCATCCGGGATCAATCATATGATCTGTCAGCGGCAGCTATGTTGAGCACTGGTGCATTTGATAGGAATCCACGAGAGGTTGATGCATGGTTCTTGTTTCTACCTGGTTTTTACGACAATAAGTGTTCACTTGTCCTCCAACAAACTAAAGTTCTACCAACTTTATCTCAAGCCGTCATTTCTTTCCTTGCTGATGCTATTTCTACGGTTGGAAACAATTTATTCAAGTATTGGGATAGCATCCGGAAtcttatcaacaattcaaatGACCTCAAAGATTATTCGG ATATTTCGCCTTCTTTCAGCCCTCTTGCTGTGTGTATCCTTCAGAAGTGTTTGAGGGTGCTCAAGTCTGAGTCCAGTTCTTTTTCATCATGTGAGAAGACAATGCTTTCATTGTATGTTTGTTGTACATTGAAGTATGTATTGCAAACACAG GTAGATGCAGGATGCCTGTCTGCTGTACTTGTGTCACTGCTGTCTGGGAGCATTGACAACTGCTCAAACATGGTAGATGGTTCTGGTGTTATTCCAGCCGAATGGGGACCACCCAGGAGTTTGCTGCTCTTTGCAGAGAGCATACTGCGGGGTCAAACTTGTTGTTCTTTTACGAGTTATGAGAAGGCCACACCTgctgatagtttttttttaggtacaCTTGATAAAATGAAGATATCTCTGAGGAGATGCCAGACCATTGAAAGAGTAGGAATTACTGAAAGGTTTTCTTCCTCAATTATGGGTACTTCACCAAAGCTGATCGTAGAACATTTTCCAGCTGTTGTAACCGTTGCACAGGATATCAGTGGAGTTTCTTTGTCATTTTTGACTTCCTTATTCTTTCTTGAACACAATCTGCTCGCAGATGTTTTTAGATTATGGCCTGAAATGGTTATTAGAGCTGTGAAAATGATTCTAGTCAATGTCGGTTCTGAAGGCAGAAAAGACGATGCTGGTGGGGTTTGCAGTCGATCTTTTCATTCTGAAGAACTGAATTCTGGAGGTGGCACCGGCACAAGTGAATCTTCTTCTGCTGCTTTTAGTTTCTTGTTGGGGCAGACACCTTTCCCTGTGCTGTTTCCTGCAATTTTGTGCTTTGATGACCCTTCTTTAGCAGATTCTTTGGAAATGAAAAAGTTGCTCCTTCAAAAAGCCTCTGAAGTGAACCTTGAGTGCCTCCTTTCCTATATACACTTTGTGCTATTCTGGATACATCAGCTACAACTGTCTACAGGAAGTATGTCATCAGTTCAACTCAGAAAATCTTTTGAGATCTGCATTAGTCTACTAAATCACATTTTGTCTCTACTATGGAGTTTGAAACTTAATAGTGGTTTTCTAGAGAAGGATGAACTGATCCCGTTACCAGACTATGTCCAAGAAGCAGTTGGATGCATCTTCTCTCATCCTGCATCAATGGCATTCTTGACCTGTCCGATGGGCTGCAATGAGATGTTAGCCAAGGAAGATGTTCTGGAAAATTTCTTTGCAACCTTTGATTTATCCAGTAAAAGATCTCTTGAGAAAGACTTCTGTTGCTTTGGTTTACTGGAAACAGTTTCtgcttttttcttgtctttagTTGAGAATCACTCCTCCTTTATCAATGTGGAAACTGGTGCAACTAGACAACTTGTGAAGGGTTTTGAATCTCTGGTACATAGGCTTCTTATTGGGTTCAAGAATGTGCTTAATCTGTGCATTCAGACACAAAACTTCAGACCCCTTCTGCCAACTTATCATGCTCTGAATACTTTGAATCGTCTTATATCCCCATTTGAGGTGTTCAAGTTGGTCTGGTCTGTGTTCAATATAATTGACATGAATGACACAACAATCTCTGAATCCTGCCGGATATCTATTGTTTATATTGGATGTCGTTTTGCTGCCAATGCTTTTGAATCTCTCGGTATATATTTGCAGCAGCAAACCAAGAAAAGATCACAATATGATTCATTATGGAGGACTAGAGATCAACATTTTAATGCTGATATTATTGAAGATATTTATTTGAAAGTATTTGAACTTTCCAGTCTTTATGAAACAGATATTACTGATATTTGTTTGCTGGAAGCTATTACCGCTGCCTGCCGACTGAAATCCATGCAGCATCTTAATGTACATCCTCTGAGTTCTGTACTTTTGAGGGTCATAGTGAGCACTCCAGCGCAGATGGTTTCTTATTGCATTAGTGGGATGAGTATGATGAGAGCTAAAGTTTTGTTTCTGCTTACTCAGTTGAGCCCTCTGCATCTGTCAATCTTTGGGTGCATGCTTTCAGGTATTCTGACTCCTGAGGGCAATCTGAAGTATAAGAACCATTGCAGAGATCTTTCAAACGAGGACTTTCTGATGCTCATGCCAACTGCTTTGTCATTCATGAATTCGATTTTTTTGAGATATGGGAAGCAATGCTACTGGAATTTCAGATATATACCTCTATTTTTCTCCAGTCTTCTCTTAAATGGTTTCCGTGAATGGAAAAGTTTTGTGTCCAAGTTTGTATTTGAGGAAGGATATGGTGAGTTCAAAATATCTTCCGCAGACGAACtcctcaattttgtgaaaaacagTTCTCTTGGGAAAGCAGTTCATATGTTACATTATCACTTTGTCTTGGACGCCGATTCCCTGAATATTAAGAAGAAAATGGAGCTATTTGATTCAGTTTTACCAGATTGTGAGAGTCATAGTGACTTGCTAGATTATGATTGGAGGGATTTAAATTGTAGTTCAGTTAAGGAGATTTTGAATCTTATAAATAGAGTTTTGGCAAAGATATTGTTATGTAGGATGTTGTTATTTCCCAGCGACAATCGTACGCTGTCTTTGACAAATAAAGCACCAGAATGCTCAAACGAGAACTCTCAGGTGATAAAAGCAGGTTTGGAGTCATCAAGGATGCGttttttgtgcattttggtGAGTTCTTGGGAGCAGATTGTTAAAAGATTCCGTTTAGATTCTACTtctgaaaaggagaaaaacgGAGAATGTGAATCTTTGTACAAATATTTGGAAGAGTTGATGTTGAGAAGCATTTTCGAGCTGATAACAGAGATGCAGGATTATCTTGTTCAGTTGAAGCTCATTCCCTTCATGAGACAGTTGATAAGAACCTCTCTTCTCTATAGATTTGAGGATCCCATATCTTTGAACTTACTTACGAATATTTTAACTCTATTATGCAAAGGGCAATTTTTATGTGCGCCATATCTGCAGCTGCTACTTGCGCACTCTCAGTTCCCGTCTATATTGCACTCTATGCCCAAGTCATCACATTCTTTACATCTTGGAGCATTTTTGAGACCCATGTCCAGCATTCTTAGGTCAGTTGCCGTTCCTCGCATCAATCAAGTTTCCCACATCAGCAAAAGAGATCGAGAATCAAACAAGCATAGCGTAAAGAGGCTCGAAGTTCTCCAGTTGCTCAGAATTCTGATTCATTTCAGTTTCAGTGGCTCTGGCAGCGAAATTGATTTGGGACGTGAGGATGGCATAAATTTTCAACGACTGCATTCATTTATTCTGTCTTCTTATGGCGCGACCCTTGGTGAAAGTGATCTTAAGTTATTCAACTTGTTAAAAGAGATAGACTCTAGTGCTGGATCAGAGTTGGTAAAGCTCACTGATACAAATTACCTGTGGGGAAGTGCTGCCTTGAAAGTGATGAAAGCATGGGATTTGGGGCAAAACGTGTCATCTGATGTCATGACCGATGCTGAAACAGATGAATACCGGAGACTGCAATTTAGGGAAAATCTTCCTATTGATCCCAAGTTATGTGCCTTGACTGTATTAGATTTTCCTTACGATAGAGCTGCAAGTGAAGAGCCTTCTTTCTTGAACAAGTTCCAGATTAATAACTCTAAAGATGTG ATCCATATACCTGCTGTTGAGAGGAAGCACGGATATGATCCGGTTTTCATTCTGCAATTTTCGCTTCATATTCTACCAATAGGCTTCATTGAGCCAGTGGAGTTTGCTGGTCTAGGGTTGCTAGCTGTTGCTTTTTCCTGCTTATCTTCACCTGATGATGGGATAAGGAAATTAGCTTATCAAACTCTCGCCAGTTTTAAGATTGCTTTAGAG AAGTGCCAAAAGAAGAAGGGCATCGTTCACCTTCGTCTCTTGTTGAACTATGTGCAAAATGGGATTGAAGAACCCTGGCAAAGAATTCCTTCTGTTGTTGCCGTCTTTGCAGCGGAGGCATCTCTAATATTATTGGATCCATCAAATGATCATTATTATACACTCAGTAAGTTCTTGATGCGCTCTTCCAGGATAAATACGAAG TCTGTGCCACTGTTCCATGAGTTCTTGTGGAGTAGCTCTGTCAATTTCCGAGCTGAAAGAATTTGGATATTGCGACTTGTATATGTGGGTCTTGGCGTAGATGATGATGCCCCGGTTTTTATGAGGAACTCCATTTTCGAGAATCTGCTGAGCCTTTATGCTTCTCCATTTTCAGATAATGAGTCCAAAGAACTCATTCTTCAG ATAGTTAGAAAATCAGTTAGATTGCGAAAGATGGCTTGTCATCTGGTGGAGCACTGCGGTTTGTTTTCATGGCTATCATCTGCCGTTCCTCATATCATTGAGATGCTGTCTGAAGACGAAAACGGTTTCTACTTTGATCAATTGGTGGTGATATTAGAG GTCACCAATAATATTATCTTGTCCAGAAATATTACAGAGTGGTTGCAGAAACATGCTCTCGAGCAGCTCTCAGGACTTTCTTCTCATCTGTTCAAGTTTCTGTCACACAAAGCAAAATTGATAAGAGAGAATGCTTTGGTTATTAATTTGATCCTCCAGATTTTGGTAACAACCCTGAAGATATCTCAGGAAAGGATGATATTCCAGCCGCATTTTACCCTTGCCATCGAGGGTCTTTTTCATATATATGAAGCCGTTAAGTTGTGTGACAGCACCCGAGCGTTCTCAAGTTCTGAATTTGGCCTTAGGTCTATACTAATGAATGCTCCTCCTCCATCATTTATTGacatg GATGAAGAAAAGCTTTTGAATTTTGTTCTTTGGGAAATCTCTGTTGCCTTGAAAGCCGACTCCTCAGAAATTCTTCATCCTGGAGGATCTCATATCAGTTTAACAATCTCCTCAGAGGAAGAAATATGTGAAGATTCTTTGGCGTCAAAGCTTCTTCGCTGGTTGGTGGCATCTGTAATTCATGGGAAGCTTTCTGATAGATCCACATATACGGATGCGAAATATCCACAAAGACCTGATCCGAAAGTGATAAATTCATTGTTACAATTTGTCAAAGAAACAAGTAGAGGAAGAAGCCGAAATACATCTGGAACTGGAAAGGCGTTAGCTGCTGTGATTTTGTACCTTCAACAGCTTCTTGGCATGGATTGCAGAGTTCTTCCATCTGTGGTGTCTGCACTTTGCCTTCTACTGTACGGTTTCTGCGATATCGCGG TGACTGAATCAGATCTCTTGCTCGACGGTACTCCTGTGGCATCACAACTGTCGAAGATAAGCTGCCCTCTTGAAGCTAATCCTGCTTGGAGATG GTCGTTTTATCAGCCATGGAAGGACTTGTCGTCGGAGAGGACGGATTTGGAGAGACTGGATGAATACCATGCATGTCAGACCTTGCTACTTGTGATATCAAACACGCTCCGGGCAAGCTCTACGAATTCGCTCTCTTTATCGCCTCGGGATGTCGAGAGATGCGGTGTATACGAATGGGAAAGGAGTGTCGTGGAGAATAGCTTGTGTACAGATTGA